In Odontesthes bonariensis isolate fOdoBon6 chromosome 9, fOdoBon6.hap1, whole genome shotgun sequence, the following proteins share a genomic window:
- the nox4 gene encoding NADPH oxidase 4, whose protein sequence is MAVSARSWVANEGGKHLVLMLWLGANTWLFLNTFLLYSTGPQYHYLYKMLGLGLCISRASASVLNLNCSLVLLPMCRSLLTFIRGAHTVSTRKTRRLLDKSKTFHVACGVAICIFSVVHVSAHLVNVVNFSGSYSDEFPALNLARYRGEDPKVIILTTIPGVTGVVLVLILLLMFMSSSYCVRMFNYEIFWYTHNLFIVFYIILMVHMVGGALKYQTNIEAHPPGCLGANQSSTEKQSEALDQAEDEESRCREDAHFQPHDPQTWLWVSGPLCLYCVERVYRYIRSSDPVTIVTVIRHPCEVIELRMLKKNFIARPGQYIVLNCPGVSSFENHPFTLTTCPTANKETFGIHLRVVGDWTERLAQLLLPPPRIDLEILPIMQPRRYPKLYVDGPFGSPSEEVFNYDVSLCVAGGIGVTPFACVLHALLDGQRGFRLQRLYFVWVCRELQSFYWFAELLCNLYEKLWRENRPDYFNLKLYVSQADSLQGMAEERYRPLTSRLQVGRPKWNLLLDEIEKSNNHKRVGVFCCGPKGISRTLHRLCNSARSRGTTFEFNKESFS, encoded by the exons CTTGGGCTGTGCATCAGCAGGGCGTCTGCATCTGTGCTGAACCTGAACTGCAGCCTGGTGCTGTTGCCTATGTGCCGTTCCCTGCTCACCTTCATACGAGGAGCACACACG GTGTCAACCAGAAAGACGCGCAGATTGCTGGACAAGAGCAAGACCTTTCACGTTGCTTGTGGCGTCGCTATCTGCATCTTCTCCG TTGTGCACGTTTCAGCCCACCTGGTGAATGTTGTTAACTTCAGCGGAAGCTACTCAGATGAATTTCCCGCTCTCAATTTGGCTCGCTATAGAGGAGAG GACCCCAAGGTGATTATTTTGACCACAA TCCCAGGAGTCACTGGTGTTGTGTTGGTTCTCATCCTCCTCCTGATGTTCATGTCCTCCTCCTACTGCGTACG GATGTTCAACTATGAGATCTTCTGGTACACACACAACCTTTTCATTGTCTTCTACATCATCCTGATGGTGCACATGGTCGG TGGAGCTCTGAAGTATCAGACCAACATAGAGGCCCATCCACCCGGCTGCCTcggagccaatcagagcagcacGGAAAAGCAAAGCGAGGCTCTGGACCAGGCTGAAGATGAGGAGAGCAGATGCAGAGAGGATGCTCACTTCCAGCCACATGACCCTCAG aCTTGGCTTTGGGTGTCTGGTCCTCTCTGTCTCTACTGCGTGGAGCGGGTATACCGCTACATCCGGAGCAGTGACCCCGTTACCATAGTGACAGTCATCAGGCATCCTTGTGAAGTGATTGAGTTGCGCATGCTGAAGAAGAACTTCATTGCTCGACCAGGACAG tataTTGTTCTTAACTGCCCAGGTGTGTCGTCGTTTGAGAACCATCCCTTCACGCTGACAACG TGTCCCACAGCAAACAAGGAAACTTTTGGCATCCATTTGCGAGTCGTGGGAGACTGGACTG AGCGGCTCGCGCAGCTGTTACTCCCTCCGCCAAGGATCGACTTGGAGATCCTTCCCATTATGCAGCCGAGGAGATACCCCAA GCTTTATGTTGATGGTCCATTTGGAAGTCCCTCCGAGGAAGTATTCAACTACGACGTCAGTCTTTGCGTCGCTGGTGGAATAGGAGTCACACCGTTTGCCTGCGTGCTGCATGCTCTGCT TGACGGTCAGAGGGGTTTCAGGTTGCAGAGGTTGTACTTTGTATGGGTTTGCAGGGAGCTCCAGTCTTTCTACTGGTTTGCGGAGCTGCTGTGTAACCTGTATGAAAAG CTTTGGCGGGAGAACAGACCAGACTACTTTAATCTGAAACTGTATGTCAGTCAGGCAGACAGTCTGCAG ggCATGGCTGAGGAGCGATACCGGCCACTCACATCGAGGCTGCAGGTTGGTCGACCCAAGTGGAATTTGCTTCTTGATGAGATCGAAAAGAGCAATAACCA TAAGCGGGTCGGGGTTTTCTGTTGTGGCCCAAAGGGCATCTCCAGGACTCTGCACAGACTGTGTAACTCAGCCCGATCCCGTGGCACGACCTTTGAATTCAACAAAGAGTCGTTCAGCTGA